One Methylorubrum extorquens genomic window, GGTTGCGGAGACGCGTTCGGCTCGGGCGGGCGCTTCAACACCTGCTTCCACGTCGATGCGTCCGGCGGCGCCTTCCTCATCGATTGCGGCGCTTCCGCGCTCATCGCGATCCGGCGCTTCGGCGTCGAGCCGAACCGCATCCGCACGGTGTTCCTCACCCATCTCCACGGCGACCATTTCGGCGGCCTGCCCTGGCTGATCCTCGACGGGCAGCTCGTCAGCGGCCGCATGGAGCCGTTGACCGTGGTCGGGCCACCGGGCACGGCGACGCGCCTTCCGGCGGCGATGGAGGTGCTGTTTCCCGGCTCCAGCACGGCCGAGCGCCGGTTCTCCGTCGAGGTCGTGGAGATGGAAGCCGGGCGCCCGGTCGAGACCGGGGGCGCGCGTGCCACCGCCTTCACCATGTGCCACCCCTCCGGCGCACCCGCGCACGCCCTGCGGATCGAGGCGGCGGGCAAGGTCGTCAGCTATACCGGCGACACCGAGTGGGTGGAGGACATCGTCGCGGCGGGACGCGGGGCGGACCTGATGATCGCCGAGGGCTACACCGTGGAGCGTCCGGTCAAATTCCACCTCGATTGGGCGACGCTGAAGCGGCGCCTGCCCGAGATCGCCCCGAAGCGGCTGATGCTCACGCATATGAGCCCGGAGATGATCGCGCACCCGCCGGACGGCTACATCGCGGCCGAGGACGGGCTCGTCGTCACGCTTTGAGCCCGCCCCGTTTCGCTCCGCGCGATCAGCGCTTGCGCACGAATTCCGTGCGCAGGACGAGGCCCTTGATGCTGTCGTGGCGGCAATCGATCTCCTCCGGATCGTCCGTGAGGCGGATCGACCGGATGACGGTGCCCTGCTTCAGGGTCTGGTTCGCGCCCTTG contains:
- a CDS encoding MBL fold metallo-hydrolase; the encoded protein is MRLQVLGCGDAFGSGGRFNTCFHVDASGGAFLIDCGASALIAIRRFGVEPNRIRTVFLTHLHGDHFGGLPWLILDGQLVSGRMEPLTVVGPPGTATRLPAAMEVLFPGSSTAERRFSVEVVEMEAGRPVETGGARATAFTMCHPSGAPAHALRIEAAGKVVSYTGDTEWVEDIVAAGRGADLMIAEGYTVERPVKFHLDWATLKRRLPEIAPKRLMLTHMSPEMIAHPPDGYIAAEDGLVVTL